The DNA region CTTTGATTGCTTTCCTTAcatattttcaatttacactatgtttggatagcaaatttAATGAAAACAAGCTCATTTATAAATCTTTTATCCCATCTAGTATATCcactataatattttatttttcttaattctcgtaaATATTCTCTGTGAGAACTTCATTAATAAACGAATGGAGTAGCAAAATCCATTAAAAGagcaaaaaaataagttatagGAATTTAAGTAGAAATGAAGACATCGAaaataattatgtttgaatttatAATCTAACGAACCTTTGAATAGCTTGAGTGAAGAGTTCTAACTCTTGAATAGTTCCATAAGCATCATATGTGTCATTTATGATGGAGACAAGCTTCGTCCATTTAGTGTGAGCCATTCTAGAAATTGAGTATTTTGGTTCAGGATACATTGATACAATCCaaaaatagcactcaactatCCTATCCCTTGCGTATGGGAGTTTTGTTGGAAAATCAAGATTCCTCCACCACCTGTTCAatggtgtatatatatatatatatatatatatatatatatatatatatatatacacaaaaacaCGTAATTACTAATATGGTTGGATGTTCgcctaaattaattaaaaattgattagtTATGCAATTTAGTTGCAGTAAAAATATTGTAAACATTAGCATCTTTAAAAGGCTAGATAgaacttataaaaaaatttataaataaattcaaaacctattttttatttgaatgtcTAGTTTCGCTAAAATTCTTATTCGAATTTCAATACTGCATTTTAAAACCAGATATCTAATTTGAATTATCCGATAGATTTTAAATTgaatatcaaatataattatgGATCGGAGCACACCCTTACGCCCGATGCCACATCAGGGGCCGGGGGAGGTCGTACCCTCCTTGCCAAAATGCGATCTTTTGTTATTTTAGCTTAGACTCCCCTTACTAATATGATACATAATTTAAAGAGTgcataaatataacaaaaattactatagCTCACATTCATCCTCTTTAGTGTGTGTGCTTAATTTTTTCAATCTTAATTTAACAGTGTTTTTTTTGAGACTAGGCAACTATATGGAGTCAAAAACACTTAGTTTCTTTTTTCATAAAGGATAATTATAGGAAAGCTTCAATTCCATccgttaaatataatttttgctatATTTCAAGTTCATTTCAgtctatataattttaaatttttcatagtttaactactttttatataataaataatttgctagtaTATCGATAATTTGGGCCATCTAACCTAAAGAGTGACTTTGCCCCTGCACACCCGAGTTATAAAGATATCGACTTTAATATTCCGGTTACAAATTATTTCTTCTATGGAATTAGGAGGGGCTTTTGTAAACTTCTACATTTTAgattttcttttgttataaacgaACAACCATCTTGTCGATTAAGGCCATGTTTAGTCAGTACAAATATATTACAATtagtaaaaaatttattttaatcagtaaaaattatttttagtcaattttaataagTAGTTATGTTAATACTATTAAGCaatttaaattagtaaaaaatcTGTTTTAATCAGTGAAATTCAAttacaattaatataaattaatttcaattaaatcaattacaattagtaacaattaatttcaatcagtaaaaattaatttcaattaataaaaatcaaatgaacTACAGATAGCCTAGATACTTCATCAGTTCCTTTTAGATTGCATAAAAAAGATACTAAAATAGCGACAACTCAAATGCGATGAAATTGAATTCCATCACGAAAATTTGCAACAAATTGGGCGACAAAATAGAAGTTTGTCGCTGAGCATACTATTTAGGGATGGTTAGAATTGTCGTTGGTTCATCAGTGTTGCCcatttttaaaattgcaacgGACTAAATTTTGTCACTAAATAGCTGTGTAGCCAGTCTATCGCTAGTCCATCATTGTCACgcattttcaaatattttaacAGATTTGCCATGGATTAATGTATGTTattaaattatcatcatcatatgcaTTATATCTTGCCCATAAAAAAATATGATCAGGGTCTGAGAAAAGAATGAatacggcaactcatacctataaaggagagCACGATTAAAGAGTCCCTCGACTCGAGAAAACTATGTCATTAAATTGTTTCATCTGTAAAATAACCTCATATCATTTCCTTTTTGATTTCTTAAGTTTTaacaactataaaaaaaattgaagagaaaaaaaaaagaaatatctaAATAATCAGTCTTAGCAAAGAAACAAAGGGAGTAAGATTAGCATTGTAGTatcttatataaaaaatattggtatttttttataaaaatattgtgtatattgatattaattttttctttgttaatttgccttaatattaatttagttaTAAATTTAACTTCATTATTATTGCAtgttattgttatattatttaattaaatacaaatattaattagatagatatataaataatagttaaataatactccctccgttatCTAATGTTCTTTCTATTTGGAGTATTCCATTTCAAGGAaggagaaatttgattaatctttttgatacatatttagaagataaaatatatccatatgaGATGTCTTGagattcatcttaatatatatatttttattatgtgttttctataattttttattatgtatatttaaaaatattgagatttaaaatctgttttgaaaactgtgcaaaaagtaacctgaaagaacaaaaagaaacggatatatacaaaaattataataatttagtattatcataataaattaataaatacaatcgtaataaataataataataataataataataaaagtatttatTGGGCTAAGTTCACTATTATCACGACGATCATGCGATGAATATAGTCGTTGCACGTATACACCACAAATAATACGATGAACTCGGAAGAAAAATATTATCTATCAATTTCCACAACGGAAGCAGCGACCACTGTGTACGTCGCATGTATTTTCAACTGTGTTTATGATGGCACAAACTTAATGATGACGAAGTATAGAGCGACAGACTGATTTCCGTCGCGAGTCTATGGCCGGCTAAAAGCTAAAGGCATTTTCTTTTGCAGTGTTTATACAAAGAACATAGACATAAGCAATAGCAAATGAAGTAAATGTCTACAAAAATTACCTGGTAAGTTTTTGAAGTTCCTCTTTGTGCAATAGTTGAAGTAAGTAAAAATCTAATTTTGCAAACTTATGAAGAATCACATCATGAGAAGGCTCAGATTCGTAAAAGTAGATTTGATACTTGGCTTCCAATCTTGGTATACATCTATGAATGGGTCGTTTTAAAGCATGATTTATTTTCTCTGCCAAAACAGAGCTTACTTGTCTAGATAAAGACATTAAATGTCGAGTGCTGAATTCTAAAGCATCTTCTAGAATCTTCTCTCCATGAACTTTAAGATAGGAAGCTTCATACAAGCTCAATATACCTTCTACTTCACTTGCTATCTCCTCCTTGAAGCTTCCATTCTCATTTATAAACTTGTTGAATACATCTGTACGTGTGCATGATGAAAGTTTTATATTTCATACTTGTATAGacaaaaattaacttttacAAATCTAGACCCGGACTTACCATAGTCATAATTAGGCTGGCTCTTCTACAAGAGCACCGTGAGCGAGGACTCATGGTCCCATATTTTGTGGGGCCTAAATATTTTGATATATGTAATTttacttatatatttaaaagagctatattaattttacatagatgataaagtaattaaactaactaaataataatagttTGTCATAATTAATGGTAATTTGTATTCCTGTTAAtgactaattattttttttgttattggtTAGCggatatacttttttattaataatcattGTGTTTAAGAAACTAAGTAATGATATTTctaatttattgtatttttaagttAATAGGTTGATTGAGCATATTAGTGTTTTGTCtgattaataaaatttagtAGTTTATCAatttcacttaaaaaaaatataacattggTATTTTAAGAATTCGTTATTAATTTCTCCTTCACTCATAGCCTTAAAAACGTCTAAGACGATCCTGTGTATGGATAAAGTATTGGTATTGTATAGTTTAGTATAAGTGCATATTAGTCGTATTATAAGTATAGTTTTAGTCTAATTATTtgtataatattaactttttttgtcTGTGTATAAGTAAAGTAATTataattacacaaattcttgtgagagactatctctaattgggtcggcctattgtttatttttcaaaatattgtaagtatatattaagaatgatgtaagtagacatttaagatattaaagtagatattaagaatacagtaagtaagcattaagtataatgtaaataggtattaaaaatacggtaaataAACATTACTCTTTAATAGGCTAGACTTTAGATACGTCTCTCACACAAAATTAATTAGTATTTGTATTATaacaatcaaataaattataatcgataacttttccttcttcatttttgaatttaacgACCGTATATAACTTAATGTAGTCGGGAATGAGCAATCAGAAGATGGTCGGCTAATTAGCGATATAAGTGACTATACTATTCATCCGCAAAATGATGGGAAAATACTAATCGACCCAAGctaatagaaaattatattgacaaattttttattaccacTATTTCACCCGAAACGAATTAATATGAGCTTgcctaattttaattattaaaaaattataagaaaaacagtttaaatataaatttaaatgttatttAACATAAATGATTTAGACTTCATGTATGGATCCGTATTATCGTAAGACGATTTCATATAAGACAAGCTTGTTGAATTGCTTTAACTTTTTGTTATTTTCTCTACTCTTAAGTGATAGCTTTACTGTTTACTGTTTACATATTTATTAATACAAACATTTTCAGACAATGTAGTTATTAATAAATCTTCATTTACTAACTAAcaaattttctaaataataCTTCTTCCTCGGTtgtgaaatactcgctacaaaatgattattgatatatatgtattatttaagtgtattttataaattgttgtcaatgtgtaaaataaaatatagtcaactaaattatttgaatcatctaatcgcatacttttataatattaaaattttaaaattttatgatgTGTAAAATTCAatgtataaataatcaaaataacacattaaattgcgtaaaattAAATGTAGTAAGTATAATGTAACGAGGGGCTAGACATATGTTTTCATATATTCAGTTGATATTTAGATGATTTTATTTCTATATTTAATGTATAGAAATATGGGAATATTTTTGTTGCCTTTCTTAAGAGTAGTATTCTGCGTATAAATATTAGGTTGTAATGTTCATATTAATTTAATACAAAATCAGTATTCACCGACCAAACACTTTATTTTTCGCGTTATTAATTTCTTCATGGTATTAGAGACGTAAAGTTCACATCTTGGAATCCGACCAATTTTCCGTTTATTATCATTTACCATAACTTTACCTCAAATATGGAATTTCGACCACCGTCATCGATCTCCTTGTTGCAACCGGAATGGCTTAACACCAACAGAGGGGTCTCGGTTTTACAActtaaaaaatataccaaatccacgccaaaaattaaaaatatataatggaccggctcaattaaaaatggtctctcaaaaagagcgtttctcacaagaatttgtgtttacaGAGCCGGAACCATTAAGCACCTCTAATTCCAaacatcaaatataaaatatattgttGAGTTGCTAACTTACCAGAAGATACGAAAAATCCATGTTGTCGGAGAAGACGAAAATGTAAGGAAACAAAGTGAAGATTGTTTTGATAACAATCATTgacattataattatttttattattatgaaagtTTTCTAACAACACTTCAATTTCATCTTCAAAGTGGTATGCTACTCCAAGTCTTTGTATTGCATCTATAAATTGCAACCCTTCTTTTGGTTTCTTAATACTTTCCAGAAGCTTCTTTCGCATTTCCTCTTTCAGCTCCTTAGCTTCCTCCTCCATTCTCAATTTAGTAACCTACAACAATATGGTTCTgacttatgaattatgataatgCATTCCAAactaattataacaaaaatatgTACACTCAATAAGATAGTATGTGCATCTTTCGCCATAATATACATTAGGTAAAATTTGTAAGTTAAAACAATCTTCAAAACTTCTTTGTAAGTTAAAAATTaggaataaacaatgattaagtTTTTTTCAGTAATTATACCtagtttagtttatttttagcgGATCGAGCataaaatagtttattttttacaatttttaatatatatatatatatatatatatatatatatatatatatatatatatatatatatatatatatatatattaaaggaAACCTGAGTTGGATCATCATTACGTTGTCTTCCTCCCTTAATTTATGAGTCCATTGATTTGTTAAGACTGTTGGTTGGACCCCAAAAAGACTAAAGAGACTATTGACTATACAAACAAAGCACCACAATAAATAACTTAGataaaatttgattaaatataaaaaaaaatggtaagGCAGGAATATAAGAACCTCATTTGGAGGAGTGAAATGGAGGAAGCGATCGCCCCAAAAGCTAGGTTCAAACTTTGCAAGAGGCCTTGAAACcactttttcattatttttttgggTTGGAGAAACTAAGATAATTGGGACAGAAACAGGCTGCATTTTTTCAAGTCTTActaaatttaggtgatttttcttttgtgaaGAATGATGACAACATCTATAATGTATACTCTATATATACAAcaaagtttgaaaattttcaacactAGTGTACCTACTACACTCCTCTAATCATTGCTCAGTCCCTTTTATTTTGCACCTAGTGTtaaaatgattgaaattaatAGAAAGGTAATTGGATtagagaataagacaaaaaacaaATCTAAGATATAAAATTGCGATTCTGATCTACAATTTTACAATTCTACAATCTGAAAACAAGCAAGCGATCCCGATCGTTAGCAAAATCATATGATTCTAATCCTTATCCTTAAATTTAAAACATTTGAATACCCTTACTAGTTACTACTATTCATTATTTTAATAGTAATAAATTGTATAAAtgacataaaagaaaatttgaaatgtctagatgaaaataaaagattttaatTGTGACTTTTCATAACTAAAAGGGCATAAAATAATAAACGCcaactaaaaaatataacaaagttGTAGAGTTAAAGGTAGAATCACTTAATGCAAatcttaaaattgaatttataaaGGGGGTAGGTGGTTGTGTAATTGACTTAATAATAATTCAGGACAAGTTTCTATTTAAGTGTGCGAAAGTGACAAAAGAGAAAGTTACGTTGTTGCTGCTACCCAATggataagaaaacaaaaaaaaaattttattatattaaattaaaaagtaaaagtcTTAAATTACACTATTTTAAGGGTGGCGATTAAATGAATATTTACGGCCATGTATGAAGAGAGCATGTGCTACAGCCACACTTTCAAGTCAAAGAGATCTCGTGTGAGAGGCGTAGTATAGTATATAACATACATTGGGATCTCTACTAAAAGCatgtttttaattgaattgattcTTTGACATATTTCTCTAAGAAATTTTAACTAAAGATTAAGAAATAATGTGACCATTCAAATTGTATAAATGAcataaaatcaaattagaaatgtctaaatgaaaataaaagattttaatagtgacttttcataaataaaagggcataaaatcataaaagccgactaaaaaatataacaaaattgtaGAGTTAAAAGTAGGATCACTTAATgtaaatcttaaaaataaatttataaaggGAGTAGGTGGTTGTGTAATGgacttaataataatttaggaCAAGTTTCTATTTAAGTGTGGAAAGATGACAAATGAAAAAGTTACGTTGTTGCTACTACCCAATAGATAAGAAAACAGAAACTTTGATAATATTAAACTAAAAAGTAAAAGTCTTGGTTTACACTATTTttagggtggcgataaaatgaataTTTACGGCCATTTATGAAAAGAGTATGCATGTGCTACAGCCACACTTCCAAGTCAAAGACATCTCGTGTGACAGTCATACTATAGTATATAACATACATTGCGATCTCTACaatcagcttaaatttttagtttaattgatTCTTTGACATATTTCCCTAAGAAATTTTAACTAaagattaagaaataatatgaccattcaaattgtataaatgacataaaagaaaatttaaaatgtctAGATGAAAATAAAGATTTTAATTGTGACTTTTCATAAATAAAACGGCATAAAATAATAAACGAGgactaaaaaatataacaaagttGTAGAGTTAAAGGTAGGATCACTTAATGCAAatcttaaaattgaatttataatGGGAGTAGGTGGTTGTGTAATGGACTTAATAATAATTCAGGACAAGTTTCTATTTAAGTGTGCAAAGGTGAAAAAGGAGAAAAGTTACGTTTTTGCTGCTACCCAATGgataagaaaagaaaacaattccataatattaaattaaaaagtaaaagtcTTGGATTACACTATTTtaagggtggcgataaaatgaataTTTACGGCCATATATGAAGATAGCGTGTGCTACATCCACACTTCCAAGTCAAAGAGATCTCGTGTGAGAGGcgtattatagtatatataacatacatTGCGATCTCTACTATCAGCAtaagtttttagttgaattgCTTCTTTGACATATTTCCCTAAGAAATTTTAACTAAAGATTAAGAAATAATGTGACCATTCAAATTGTATAAAagacataaaagaaaatttgaaatgtctaaatgaaaataaaagaatttaataGTGACTTTTCATAAATAAAAGGGCATAAAATCATAAAGGCCgactaaaaaatataacaaagttGTAGAGTTAAAAGTAGGATCACTTAATGCAaatcttaaatttaaatttataaagggAGTAGGTGGTTGTATAATGGACTTAATAATAATTCAGGACAAGTTTCTATTTAAGTGTGGGAAGGTGACAAAGGAGAAATTTACGTTGTTGCTACTACCCAATagataagaaaagaaaaacttttataatatttaattgaaAAGTAAAAGTCTTAGTTTACACTATTTTTAGGGTGGcaataaaatgaatatttacGGCCATTTATGAAAAGAGCATGCATGTGCTACAGCCACACTTCCAAGTCAAAGAGATCTCATGTGAGAGGCGTATTATAGTATACAACATACATTGTGATCTCTActatcagcttaaatttttagttgaatagATTTTCTTACATATTTTTCTAAGAAATTTTAACTAAAGATTAAGAAATAATGTGACCATTCAAATTGTATAAAtgacataaaagaaaatttgaaatgtctaaatgaaaataaaagattttaatagtgacttttcataaataaaagggcataaaatcataaatgccgactaaaaaatataacaaagttGTAGAGTTAAAAGAAGGATGACTTAATGGAaatcttaaaattaaatttataaagggAGTAAGTGGTTGTGTAATGgacttaataataatttaggaCAAGTTTCTATTTAAGTGTGGGAAGATGACAAAGGAAAAAGTTACGTTGTTGCTGCTACCCAATagataagaaaacaaaaactttgataatattaaattaaaaagtaaaagtcTTGGTTTACACTATTTtaagggtggcgataaaatgaataTTTACGGCCATTTAAGAAAAGAGCATGCATGCGCTACAGCCACACTTCCAAGTCAAAGAGATCTTGTGTGAGAGTCGTATTATAGTATACAACATACATTGCGATCTCTActatcagcttaaatttttagtttaattgatTCTTTGACATATTTCCCTAAGAAATTTTAACTAAAGATTAATAAATAATGTGACTATTCAAATTGTATAAAtaacataaaagaaaatttgaaatgtctaaatgagaataaaaagattttaatagtgacttttcataaataaaagggcataaaatcataaatgccgactaaaaaataaaacaaagttgTAGAGTTAAAAGTAGGATCACTTAATGCAaatcttaaaattaaatttataaagggAGTAGGTGGTTGTGAAATGgacttaataataatttagaaCAAGTTTCTATTTAAGTGTGGGAAAGTGACAAAGGAAAAAGTTACGTTGTTACTGCTACCCAATAGATAAGAAAACAAAATCTttgataatattaaattaaaaagtaaaagtcTTGGTTTACACTATTTtaagggtggcgataaaataaatatttacggCCATTTATGAAAAGAGCATGCATGTGCTACAGCCACACTTCCAAGTCAAAGAGATCTCGTGTGAGTGTCGTATTATAGTATTCAACATACATTGCGATCTTTActatcagcttaaatttttagtttaattgatTCTTTGACATATTTCCCTAAGAAATTTTAACTAAAGATTAAGAAATAATGTGACCATTCAAATTGTATAAAtg from Amaranthus tricolor cultivar Red isolate AtriRed21 chromosome 3, ASM2621246v1, whole genome shotgun sequence includes:
- the LOC130809483 gene encoding sesquiterpene synthase-like isoform X2; this encodes MQPVSVPIILVSPTQKNNEKVVSRPLAKFEPSFWGDRFLHFTPPNEVTKLRMEEEAKELKEEMRKKLLESIKKPKEGLQFIDAIQRLGVAYHFEDEIEVLLENFHNNKNNYNVNDCYQNNLHFVSLHFRLLRQHGFFVSSDVFNKFINENGSFKEEIASEVEGILSLYEASYLKVHGEKILEDALEFSTRHLMSLSRQVSSVLAEKINHALKRPIHRCIPRLEAKYQIYFYESEPSHDVILHKFAKLDFYLLQLLHKEELQKLTRMAHTKWTKLVSIINDTYDAYGTIQELELFTQAIQRWDKRYMNELPEYMKLIYETLLDTSLLLDDELAKQGRSYAFNYLQQEWKDLCSSYMQEAKWCDLEYIPRFDEYIKNGNVSSTYLQILAAAYQGMEIAHANVFEWLHGQPKPLAAICMIGRVLNDIATFKFEQNRKHVATSVECYMKQYQVSQDEACEKLQKMMEDGWKEVTESMFRPNAIPMPLLLRILNVNRVTNEIYSIDSDGYTFSKFSQDKITALLID
- the LOC130809483 gene encoding vetispiradiene synthase 3-like isoform X1, which translates into the protein MQPVSVPIILVSPTQKNNEKVVSRPLAKFEPSFWGDRFLHFTPPNEVTKLRMEEEAKELKEEMRKKLLESIKKPKEGLQFIDAIQRLGVAYHFEDEIEVLLENFHNNKNNYNVNDCYQNNLHFVSLHFRLLRQHGFFVSSDVFNKFINENGSFKEEIASEVEGILSLYEASYLKVHGEKILEDALEFSTRHLMSLSRQVSSVLAEKINHALKRPIHRCIPRLEAKYQIYFYESEPSHDVILHKFAKLDFYLLQLLHKEELQKLTRWWRNLDFPTKLPYARDRIVECYFWIVSMYPEPKYSISRMAHTKWTKLVSIINDTYDAYGTIQELELFTQAIQRWDKRYMNELPEYMKLIYETLLDTSLLLDDELAKQGRSYAFNYLQQEWKDLCSSYMQEAKWCDLEYIPRFDEYIKNGNVSSTYLQILAAAYQGMEIAHANVFEWLHGQPKPLAAICMIGRVLNDIATFKFEQNRKHVATSVECYMKQYQVSQDEACEKLQKMMEDGWKEVTESMFRPNAIPMPLLLRILNVNRVTNEIYSIDSDGYTFSKFSQDKITALLID
- the LOC130809483 gene encoding probable sesquiterpene synthase isoform X3; the encoded protein is MQPVSVPIILVSPTQKNNEKVVSRPLAKFEPSFWGDRFLHFTPPNEVTKLRMEEEAKELKEEMRKKLLESIKKPKEGLQFIDAIQRLGVAYHFEDEIEVLLENFHNNKNNYNVNDCYQNNLHFVSLHFRLLRQHGFFVSSDVFNKFINENGSFKEEIASEVEGILSLYEASYLKVHGEKILEDALEFSTRHLMSLSRQVSSVLAEKINHALKRPIHRCIPRLEAKYQIYFYESEPSHDVILHKFAKLDFYLLQLLHKEELQKLTRWDKRYMNELPEYMKLIYETLLDTSLLLDDELAKQGRSYAFNYLQQEWKDLCSSYMQEAKWCDLEYIPRFDEYIKNGNVSSTYLQILAAAYQGMEIAHANVFEWLHGQPKPLAAICMIGRVLNDIATFKFEQNRKHVATSVECYMKQYQVSQDEACEKLQKMMEDGWKEVTESMFRPNAIPMPLLLRILNVNRVTNEIYSIDSDGYTFSKFSQDKITALLID